The genomic stretch CTAAGACACACTTGCgtttgtttgccaacaagttgggcagaCCGGTGGATGACGAAAACTTGCCGTTAAGGTTATTTTCAGAGAATCTAGAAGGAGACGCCCTTGATTGGTATTCCAACTTAAAGCCAGAAGAGGTGAAAACTTGGCTCGATCTGTCCAACGCCTTCATCAGACAATACGAATATAACTGCGAGCTAGCACCGACCAAAACTACTTTGGAAGGCACGAAGAGgcgaccatctgaagatcataagacatacgCCAAAAGATGGAGAAAGATAGCTGCCAAGGTTGAGCCTCCGATGACCgaagatgaaattattcgcactTTCATAAAGGTGCATGATCCTCCATACTTCGAAGAAATCTTCCGTATGACCGGGTGTTCATTTGCTGCAATTGTGAATAAACTCGAAGAGTATGATGATTTTGTCAGAGTCGGAAAAATTGTTAACGTCTCTGCCTTAAAATCACAAGTAGAAGCTTTGCAAGGGCAAGGAAGCAGTGGAAAGAAGCCgcagtttaaaaagaaagagggggatgcAACTTTTATCTGGAACCAGAACCCTTCACCCAAACCTCGATACCCacacaatccaacctaccaaccacattacccttattattcaaacccgcaccatgtatatactaccaatatccaccaccctcgacctcgcccaagctatcctaacccacctttagctccttttcaaatttctcaaccaaatccaccccaaaaccgacctcgccctccatataacccaagatttcctccTCCCCCAAACAGACCTGTTTATAGCCATTCTCAACTTCCTGAACCTTACAACCCAGCCCGTAGCCGTACATTTACCGATTTAGGCAGGCCTCtagaccaattgtatgaccagtTGAAGGCCGCCGGAAAAATTGGTATGGTACCCCCTCCGACCTATCCATATGGCATATCCGTTGGGTATAACCCACAAGCcgtctgtgcttatcattcaggggcaCCCGGACATTCAACTGTTGATTGCAAGGCTCTTAAGCATAgaattcaagatatgattgaagcCGGAGAGATTGTAATCAGGAAAAGGGAGGCACAAGGGCCGAATATAAATAGGAACCCCTTGCCAGAACACACTAATACAATTGGAGTCATTCTGGACGACGCAGAGTATGAGGAGCAAGTCCAAAAATTGGCAAGGGAAGCTGAGgtgtttggggtcacagaccaaccATTTGTAATAGAGGTGCCATTTGAGAAGGATAAAAGGCCTTTTATTTTGGATCTTACTTCAACTGAGAGCGAAGCTTTGGAGCCAGTGGTCATCGAATTCCCAGAGCAGGAGCCTGTTCTAAGTTTGCAGCAAGTGCCATGGAATTACAATGAACCTGTCATACAAATTGGAGGAAAACCAGTTGCCAAAGAGGAGGTATCAGTGGTCACTAGATCAGGGAGGATTGCAAGTCCGTTTGGAGCTACCGTTCCGATTCAAACAGATAGACCCGAGCTACCCGCTAAACCAAAAATTACTGAGAAGGAAgccttggattttcttaaaaggctGCAAAGAAGCGAATATAACGTAGTCGAGAAGCTAAGCAAGTCGCCCGCCCAAATATCCATGTTGGATCTGCTCTTTTCTTCAGATATGCATAGGGATGCGTTGCTCGAAGTGTTGactaaagctcaaatccctaaggACATTTCGGTTGCTAATTTCTCACATGTAGTTGGGAGTGtgttatttacaaaacaaatcacTTTCTCTGATGATGAATTACCGGCagaaggcattggacataacaaggctCTGTACATAGCTGTGAGGTGCAACGGGAAAATGTTGCCAAAGGTGTTGATTGACAATGAATCTGCgcttaatatctgtccttggagTACCTTGGAGAAGTTAGGGTTGCAAGATATCAAGttgaggccttcagggaccatagttagaggttttgatggagcacaaAGAGAACCTATAGGAGAGGTGGATTTAGTAGTAGAGATGGGGCCCGCACAATTTCAGATAGCCTGCCAAGTTatgcactttcctagtgtttacaaTATTTTGCTTGGAAGGCCGTGGATTCATAAGTTTGGGGCTGTGCCTTCTTCATTGCATCAATTGTTGAAATTCATAGTAAATGACAAATTGATAACTATCTTTGCCGAGGAGGATTGCCTCGTAATTACTGATTCTGGGTCCGAAGAAGATGGTAGCCGAAACGCCACagtgacccctcatagcacaGCTGATATCGTCTCCGTAAGTTGGATAACAAAAGAGGAACGAGCTCTGTCAaaggccagtgtcatgatggctaaggaaatgatcCGCGAAGGATATGAGtttgacaaagggctgggaTGCGATCTACAAGGAATTCTGAAACCAGTGGAAATTGTGGAGAAAAAGGATTCATTCGGTTTGGATTTCCGACCAACCGCTAAAGACatcaaagaaatgaaggaacgCAAGAGAGCAGAGAAAGAAGGCAGGCAAAAGGCCTTTGATATTCCACCACTGCATTATACTTTTCCACGACCAACCGAGGTGATCACGTCAGAGATTAACCCAGTTGATGGAATCGAAActagtttggcccaattgttcgttggggcaacatttgaagacAGTTTCCCAGATGAGGCCGAGTTTCCCGACATCCCTGAAGGATCAATTTtcaattggacagccgagttTCTGCCCAttcagaaggagtttcggtaaacctaAAGGGGTTTGTCATTCATGCGAACTCATGAAAACacttttgcatctgtaaatagctgATGAAAGCATCTTTACCTTTGACTAAAATTTGCACATgaaaatattgttaagttttcattACGTTTCcgcttgctttcttttgttttcgctttcaatcaaaggttttatgaaaatgcacaagttgttcttgtcatgttattttgtttattcgtttgtttatatttctgtcatattgcttgttcatttgtttgttgtatatttgtttgcttattatcccacattcgttaattttttcagatggccaaaaataaaattatttgaccctttggatatcactattctggaattcaataatggcaatctctatatcactcacgacttggaggtCTGGAAATCCGagctccaaagcgagagtgataatcaggaggtattcgattcttttgcaaaggactttgaacaatatgaggagaaaccaAAATCGAACctagaagaaacagaaaaggttaacattggcactaaagatgaagttaaggaggtgcaaattagtattcatttgaatgagaggcagaaaaaggagatgaTTGAATTCTTGACCGTATTCCAGGATGTATTTgcatggtcctatgatgatatgactggtatTTCAACTGATGTGGTAGTGCATAAGTTGCCCACAGACCCtacttttccacccgtaaagcaaaaaccccgcaaattcaaaccagatatgagcctcaaaataaaagagcaaattgaaaaacaactcaaaaccaacattatcattgtttcccattaccctatttggctttcgaatccagtccctgttccaaaaaagaatggagaggtGCGAGTTTGTGTTGATTATAGAGACCTCAATAaggccagtcctaaagatgattttcctTTGCCAAATATTCACATTCTCCTGGACAATACCGCTGGgcatgagattg from Coffea eugenioides isolate CCC68of unplaced genomic scaffold, Ceug_1.0 ScVebR1_2545;HRSCAF=3594, whole genome shotgun sequence encodes the following:
- the LOC113756915 gene encoding uncharacterized protein LOC113756915; this encodes MPLDPQTFYQPTAEPVVPEHTVQTKPEMGESSAPVDMKLLKRLDRFDEFIRKSQGLSKQGVLDYDDLCLFPNVQLLVGFKTPKFNKYDGTGNPKTHLRLFANKLGRPVDDENLPLRLFSENLEGDALDWYSNLKPEEVKTWLDLSNAFIRQYEYNCELAPTKTTLEGTKRRPSEDHKTYAKRWRKIAAKVEPPMTEDEIIRTFIKVHDPPYFEEIFRMTGCSFAAIVNKLEEYDDFVRVGKIVNVSALKSQVEALQGQGSSGKKPQPVYSHSQLPEPYNPARSRTFTDLGRPLDQLYDQLKAAGKIGMVPPPTYPYGISVGYNPQAVCAYHSGAPGHSTVDCKALKHRIQDMIEAGEIVIRKREAQGPNINRNPLPEHTNTIGVILDDAEYEEQVQKLAREAEVFGVTDQPFVIEVPFEKDKRPFILDLTSTESEALEPVVIEFPEQEPVLSLQQVPWNYNEPVIQIGGKPVAKEEVSVVTRSGRIASPFGATVPIQTDRPELPAKPKITEKEALDFLKRLQRSEYNVVEKLSKSPAQISMLDLLFSSDMHRDALLEVLTKAQIPKDISVANFSHVVGSVLFTKQITFSDDELPAEGIGHNKALYIAVRCNGKMLPKVLIDNESALNICPWSTLEKLGLQDIKLRPSGTIVRGFDGAQREPIGEVDLVVEMGPAQFQIACQVMHFPSVYNILLGRPWIHKFGAVPSSLHQLLKFIVNDKLITIFAEEDCLVITDSGSEEDGSRNATVTPHSTADIVSVSWITKEERALSKASVMMAKEMIREGYEFDKGLGCDLQGILKPVEIVEKKDSFGLDFRPTAKDIKEMKERKRAEKEGRQKAFDIPPLHYTFPRPTEVITSEINPVDGIETSLAQLFVGATFEDSFPDEAEFPDIPEGSIFNWTAEFLPIQKEFR